AAAGTCTAAAAGAGAGACTTCTCCCCCTGGGACATCTTATAGTGTCCGGCATACAGGCAAACGAGAAACGTGAAGTGGCCGAAATTTACGGAAACTCGGGTTATGATATTGTCAGTGGGAAGGTCGAGGGCGGATGGGCCGGACTGCTCCTTAGGTTAAAGAAAACGAGAAAGCCTGAAAAATGAACTCTTTTAAAACTATAGAATGGAAAGACGACAGGGTCTTAATGATTGACCAGAGAAAGCTTCCGGGAGAGGAAGTCTACGTTGAATGCACTACTTTTGAAGAGGTGGCCGAATGTATAAGGAAACTGGTTATCAGGGGAGCCCCGGCGATAGGAATAGCGGCCGCCATGGGAATGGCTCTCGGAGCCGCGGGTATCGGAAACGATTGCTCCTATGAAAATTTCGAAGAGCGCATGAAAGCCATATCGGATCACCTGGCCCTGACGCGACCGACAGCCGTAAATCTGTTTTGGGCCATCGCCAGAATGAACAGACTGATTTCCAAGTGCAGAGGCAAAGAAATTGAAGAGATAAAAAACCTTCTCATAACCGAGGCGATCAATATACAGAAAGAAGACATTGAGATATGCATGCAGATCGGGGAAAACGGATCCAAACTCATAAGAGAAAACTCTGTCATACTCACGCACTGCAACGCCGGAGGACTCGCCACCGCCGGTTATGGAACAGCTCTAGGGGTAATAAGGTCAGCCTTTAACCAAGGCAAGAATATAAGCGTAATATCATCAGAGACAAGACCCGTTCTCCAAGGAGCGAGGCTCACTACGTGGGAACTTGAGCGGGATGGAATCCCGGTCCGTTTGATAACCGACAGCATGGCCGGGCATCTGATGAGTAAGGGGATCGTGAATTCGGTCGTGGTCGGGGCTGACAGGGTAGCTTCAAATGGAGATACGGCAAACAAGATAGGAACCTATTCCCTCTCCGTCCTGGCCAAGCATCACGGCATTCCCTTTTACGTAGCGGCCCCCACTTCAACCATAGATACCGAATGCTTAAGCGGAGAGGATATTATAATTGAGCAAAGGGAACCCGAAGAAGTAACGCACATAGACGGGAAAAGAATAAGTGCGGAAGTAACCGCAATCAATCCCGCTTTTGACATTACACCGGCCGAAAATATCGAATGCCTGATAACTGAAGTCGGACTGTTTAAAAAACCCTATGCTAAATCTCTCGGCAGACTTAAAAAGAAAGATCAGTAATCTCCCCTTTCAATTTCCTCCTGAGCTTCGACGCTCAGTTTCGTAAAGGGCATGACCATCAGCCTCTCTTCGCCTATTTTTTCCCCTGTAACCTCGCAGAAACCATATTCCCCGTTTTCAATCCTCTTTAGAGCATCATCTATCTGGTGCAGTTTGCTGCGCTCCCTGTTCGAAAGAGTAAGGGCAAGTTCTCTCTGCCTGTCTTCGGATGCGTGATCATAAAAATCTCCGACATTGAAACGCAGATGATCCGATTCCTCTTTCATTGATCGGGTTACATCTTTAAGCAGTTCCTTTCTCATCTCTTTAAGCATGGCAGTCATCTGGTTAAGGAACTTCTTTGTATATTTTCTGGGGTTGGTTCTCCTCGACTTAGCTTTTGTTCCGGTCGCCGCAGAAGAACTTTCCTTCGAGGCCTTTTTTTCAGGTTTCTCCTTTTTTACTCTGGGCACGTTGACTCCTCCGGTAATCAAAGTCTAAAATTTTTAGGGTGAATTAAGATAAAATTATTATTCCTTTTGTCAATACCGGTCGTTGCCAGCAATTGGGGACTATTATCTTGTCATATTCCCCGCCTCGGTGATAATATAGCTTTCTCAATTGT
The window above is part of the Candidatus Dadabacteria bacterium genome. Proteins encoded here:
- a CDS encoding TraR/DksA family transcriptional regulator, which translates into the protein MPRVKKEKPEKKASKESSSAATGTKAKSRRTNPRKYTKKFLNQMTAMLKEMRKELLKDVTRSMKEESDHLRFNVGDFYDHASEDRQRELALTLSNRERSKLHQIDDALKRIENGEYGFCEVTGEKIGEERLMVMPFTKLSVEAQEEIERGDY
- the mtnA gene encoding S-methyl-5-thioribose-1-phosphate isomerase is translated as MNSFKTIEWKDDRVLMIDQRKLPGEEVYVECTTFEEVAECIRKLVIRGAPAIGIAAAMGMALGAAGIGNDCSYENFEERMKAISDHLALTRPTAVNLFWAIARMNRLISKCRGKEIEEIKNLLITEAINIQKEDIEICMQIGENGSKLIRENSVILTHCNAGGLATAGYGTALGVIRSAFNQGKNISVISSETRPVLQGARLTTWELERDGIPVRLITDSMAGHLMSKGIVNSVVVGADRVASNGDTANKIGTYSLSVLAKHHGIPFYVAAPTSTIDTECLSGEDIIIEQREPEEVTHIDGKRISAEVTAINPAFDITPAENIECLITEVGLFKKPYAKSLGRLKKKDQ